The genomic region CGCCGTCAAGCCGACAGTACCGCCCGTTATTTAGCGACGATCGTCCAGTCTTCCACCGATGCGATTATCGGCATCGATTTAAACGGAACGATCGTCAATTGGAATCGGGGAGCACAACTCCTTTACGGTTACCGACCGGAGGAAATTGTCGGCCAAAAATTCAATGTTTTGTGGGACGATTTAGAAGGGTCGAGCTGTCCGTTAGTCTTTGACTCGAATTGCCCCGAACACGGCGATCGCGAAACCCGCCATCGCCGCAAAGATGGAACCGAAGTCGATGTCTGGCTCAACCTGTCCCTCGTGAGCGGCTCGAACCAAGAAATTTTGGGTCTGTCGGCGATCGCGCGCAACATCACCGAACGCAAGCAAACCGAACGCCAACTCGCCCGTCAAGCTGCCGCGATCGCCGCCGCCAGCGAAGGGATCGCGATCGTCGATGCCGAACAGAAATACCTCTATCTCAACGAAGCCCACGTCAAGATGTTCGGCTACGACAGCGCCGCCGAACTGCTCGGCAAAAGCTGGCACCTGTTTTACGACCCCTCGGAAATCGAGCGCTTCGCCGTCGAATTTATCCCCTTATTCGAGCGCCAGGGGGCGGCCCGAGTCGAGGCGATCGCCCGCAGTCGGGACGGTCGTCTCGTCCCGCACGAACTCTCGGTGACCCAACTCGACAACGGCGAGCGCTTGTGCGTCGTGCGCGACATCACCGAACGCAAACAAGCCCAAGCCGCCTTGGAACGCAGCCAGCGCTTCGCCGAACAAATTGCCGAAACTTCTCCCCATTTAATTTATATTTACGATATCGTCGAAGAACGGAACGTCTACTGCAATCGCGAAATGGCCGCCATGCTCGGTTACACCCCCGATCGCCTTCAGGAAATGGGATCGGCCCCGATCCCCCCGATCGTGCATCCGGAAGATGTCGAGCGGATCGGCAGCCCATTGGAGCGGTTAAAACAGGCCCGGGACGGAGAAATTTTCGATTTTGAATATCGGGTCGCCGATGCGCGCGGACAATGGCGATCGCTGCTCGCTCGCGAAACAATTTTTCAACGGGGAAACGACGGCGAAATCGTTCAAATTATCGGGACGGCGATCGATATCGGCGACCTCAAACAAGTCGAGGCGACCTTGCGCAAGTACGAGCGCATTTTTGCCGCCACCAACGACGCGATCGCCCTGGTCGTTCGCGAAGCGACGCCAACGGCGGATCGCCACTACACTTACGAATTAGTCAATCCGGCGTTTGAAAGCTTGCACGACAAATCGAACCAGGAAATCGTCGGGTCGCGGGTCGTCGATCTCGTCGGCGAGGAGACCTTTGAGGCGATCGTCCGGGATAAGTTAGAGCGATGTTTGAGCGGGGAAACGATTTACTATCAAACCTGGTTTGAATTTGCCCACGACGGACGGCAATTTATGAGCGTCACCTATTCGCCTTATGTCGATAACAAAGGGGAGATCGTCGGCGCGGTCGCCAGCATCCGCAACGTCACCGCCCTCAAGCAAGCGAAAGAAGCGTTAGAACTGAGCGAACGCCGTTACGAACTGGCGACGCGGGCGGCTAAAGTGGGGATTTGGGAGTGGAATTTAGAAACCGGGGAATTTTTTATCGATCCCAACGTCAAGGCGATTTTGGGGTACGAGGATGCAGAAATTGCCAACGATCGCCAAGTATGGTTGAGTCACGTGCATCCCGACGATCTCGACGGCGCGATCGCCGCCTCTCAAGCCCACCGCAACGGCGAAACCCCGGAGTTAATCCACGAACGCCGGATGCGCCACAAAGACGGTTCGACGCGCTGGATTTTAGTGCGCGGCACCTCGATCCGCGATCGCCACGGCAAGCCGATTCGCACGATCGGCACGGAAACGGAGATCACGGAGCGCAAAGAGGCTGAAATCGCCCTGGCGCGCGCGAAAGAAGTGGCGGAAGCGGCGAATCACGCCAAAAGTTTATTTTTGGCGAATATGAGTCACGAACTGCGAACCCCCCTCAATGCCATTTTGGGCTTTACCCGCCTGTTAGAGCGCAGTGGGAGGGCTTTGTCCCCGGAACAGCAGGAATATTTGGCGATCGTCAGTCGCAATGGCGAGCATTTGCTGGCGTTGATCGACGATATTTTAGATTTCTCCAAAATCGAAGCGGGCCATATCAGCTATCACGAAAGCGATTTCGACCTCTACCAGTTACTCGACGAGTTAGAGCGGACCTTCGAGTTAAAAGCGGCTCAAAAAGGGTTGCGCTTGTCTTTTGAGCTGGCACCGGATTTACCCCCGTTCGTTCGCAGCGATCGCGTCAAATTGCGTCAAGTCGCTCTCAATTTACTCGGGAATGCGGTGAAGTTTACCCGCGCCGGGGAAATTGTCTTGCGGGCCCGACTCGTCCCGTTCCCGGAAACGGCGGCGGACGAGTGCGCGAACGGCGATCGCCGTCTGCTCGAATTCGAGATCGCCGATACCGGAGTCGGAATCGCCCCGGAAGAACTCGATCTCCTCTTCAAACCGTTCGTACAAACTCAATCCGGTCTCAAGTCCGGAGAAGGAACCGGATTGGGACTGACGATTTCTTATAAGTACGTACAGTTACTCGGCGGTACCCTGTCGGTACAGTCCGAGCGCGATCGCGGCACCACCTTTACGTTTACGATCGCCGCCACCCCCGGCGAGGGGACGACGGACACCTCCGAAGTCCGCACCCGCCGGATCGTCTCTCTGGCGCCGAATCAGCCCCCCTACCGAATTCTCGTGGTAGACGACCGTTCCAGCAACCGCCTCGCTTTGGCGGATTGTCTGTCTCTCGTCGGCTTTGAAGTCGCCCAAGCGACGGACGGTTTGGAGGCGATCGCCCGGTGGGAAGCGTTGCGACCGCAAGCGATCTTTATGGATTTGCGAATGCCCCACCTCGACGGTTACGAAGCCACCCGCGCCATCCGCCAACGCGCTACCGCCTCGGATCCCCGGGGCGATCGCCCCCCGTTCCCCAAAATTATCGCCCTCACCGCCCATGCATTTGACGAGGAAAAACAACGGGCGATCGCCGCCGGATGCGATGCGTGTCTCTCCAAACCCTTTCAAGAAGAACAGATTTTTAACACCCTCTCAGAACATTTGGGAGTACGTTACCTTTATCAAGATAAGCCTGTTGAAATTTCCGGCGATCGCTCCGCTCCCAATACCTTGAGTGTCGAATTACTCCAACAACTCTCTTCCGGCGATCGCCTGGCCCTGCACGAAGCTATTTTGACGTTAGATCTCGACGCGATCTCCAAGGTCATGACACAAGTGGAGACCCAACACCCCGATCTCGCCCGCCTGTTACGTACTTACATCGACCAGTTTGAATACCGCACGATTTTAAACTGTTTGGATGGTCTGATTTTCTGAGTTGACATTTCCCGCCCAGTTCCCCGCTCAGTTCTCTGTCTATGACTTCCCGACTCCCCACTCCCCCCGCTCGCAGCAAGATCTTGGTCGTTGACGACCTGCCGGACAACCTCCGTCTGCTGTCCGAATTACTCGTCAATCGCGGTTACGAAGTCCGCATGGCCCCGGAAGGCGAAATCGCCCTCGCCAACGTCATCCGCTTCGTTCCCGACTTGATTTTACTCGATATCAAAATGCCCGGTTTGAGCGGTTACGAGGTCTGCGCTCGACTGAAAAAAAATCCTAAAACCCGCGACATTCCGATTATTTTCTTGAGCGCTTTAAACGAAGTCGAAGATAAAGTTAAAGCGTTTAAAGTCGGCGGCGAAGACTATATTACCAAACCGTTTCAAGCCGAAGAAGTCATCGCTCGCATCGAGCATCAATTGGAAATTCGCTCGCTCCAACAGCAGATCGTCGCCCAACAAAAAGAACTCGAAACTCACAATCACCGACTGCTCGGGGAAATTGAGGAACGTAAAAAAGCGGAGGAAAAGGCCAAGTCCGCCCTGCAAGCTAAAAGCTTATTCCTCGCCAACATGAGCCACGAATTGCGAACGCCCCTCAATGCGATTCTCGGGTTCTCCAAACTACTCGATCGCGCCTGCACCCTCGGCAGCGAACAAAAAGAATATACCCAAATTGTCATTCAAAATGGGGAATATTTACTTTCGTTAATTAATGAAATTCTCGATTTATCTAAAATTGAAGCCGGACGGGCGACGCTCAATTTAAGCGATTTCGATTTATATTGTTTCTTGTCCGACCTCAAAAATCTCCTCTCGATTCAAGCCAGTAGGAAAGGATTGCCCCTCGTTTTTGACTGCGGGTTCGACCTGCCCCAATATGTCAAAACCGATAAGGTCAAGTTACGACAAATTTTAATTAATTTACTCGGCAACGGGATTAAATTTACGAAAACGGGTCGAGTCATTTTAAGAGTGAGATCCGTGAGTTCTCCAGACCGGGCTACCTGCGATCGCGATCGCTGTTTCCTCCATTTTGAAATTGAAGATACCGGGCCGGGAATCGCGAAGGAAGAACTCGAAAAACTGTTTCAAATTTTCGAGCAAACCGCTTCCGGTCGCCAAGCTCAAGAAGGAACGGGCTTGGGATTGGCGATCTCGCGATCGTTCGTCGAATTGATGGGCGGCGAAATTGACGTCAGTAGCGTCGTCGGTCAAGGGAGTATTTTTCGCTTTCAAATTCCCGTCACCCCTTCGATCGCCCCCACTCGTAAACTCGACGGCGCTGCCCGTTCGCCCGCCTCGGAGGAAGCGGCGATCGTCGGTTTGGCGGACGGCGAACCCCTCTATCGCATTTTGATCGTAGACGATACCCGCGTCAATCGCTTGCTCGCACTTAAGTTACTCGGCGAGTTAGGCTTTGAAGTGAGAGAAGCCGATAACGGCAGTTCGGCGATCGCCGCCTGGTCGCGCTGGCACCCCCATTTAATTTTGATGGACATGCGAATGCCCCAAATGGACGGCTATCAAGCCAGTCGTGAAATTCGCGAACGCGAACGCACGTTAGAGGGCGGCGATCGCACTAAAATTATCGCCCTTTCCGCCAGCGTCTTAGAAGACCGCCGCGCCGATATTCTCGCCTGCGGTTGTGACGATTTCGTTCACAAACCCTTTGAAGAACGCGAACTGCTGTTAAAAATTGCCGAGCATTTAGGGCTTCGCTATGCCTACGCCGACGATCTCCCCAGTCATTCCGATTCGGATAAGTCGGTGTTTCCCGAATTGAAAACCTCGGATTTCGACGCCATGCCCCTCCCCTGGCTGAGAGAACTGCATCAAGCAGCTTTAGCCCTCGACGATACCCGGGTCAAAGAACTCTTCGACGCCTTACCGGGCGATCGCCCCGATTTAGCCGCCAGCTTAAATCATTTAGTCGATAATTTCCGCCTCGATCGCATTGCCGAGTTAGCGCGATCGTGTATGAAACAAAAAATCTAAACCGCCCGTTGCCGACGGGGGCAACTGTTCGCACAACTACCCCCTCACCTCACTTATACCCTCACGGCGACTTTTTCCGAAGGTCGTTGCAGCAGCAAGCCGTATTCCAACCCTTCGACGATCGCCTGATAGGACGCATCGATAATATTCGTCGAAACCCCTACCGTACTCCAGCGATCGACCCCGTTACTCGACTCGACCAACACCCGAGTTTTCGCCGAGGTTCCCGAGCTGCCGTCAATAATTCTCACTTTGTAGTCAGTCAGGTGAAAATCGCTCACCCGGGGGTAAAACGTCACCAGGGCTTTTCGCAAAGCCGCATCGAGAGCCGACACCGGGCCGTTGCCTTCTGCCGCCTCCAAAATATTTTGACCCTCGACAGTCACTTTGACCGTGGCCCAAGCGTGGGTCATTCCCGGCCCGCGATCGCAGTGAACCTTAAACCCTTGCAACTCGAACAATTCCGGGCGATCGCCCATCACCTCGCGCATCAGCAGTTCAAAACTCGCCTCCGCCGCCTCGAACTGATAGCCCTCATTTTCCATCTCTTTGAGCTTTTGCAGCAGTTGGCGACAAGTGGGGTCGTCTTTGTGCAGGTCGATCCCGAAATTGCGCGCTTTCGCCAACACATTGCTCATCCCCGCTTGCTCGGAAATCACGATCCGGCGGTGGTTCCCCACCGCTTCCGGGGAAATATGTTCGTAAGTGAGGGGGTTGCGCTGCACCGCCGACACGTGGATCCCGCCTTTATGGGCGAACGCCGAGAGTCCCACGAACGGGGCGCGCGAATCCGGGGCGAGGTTGGCGATTTCGCTGACAAAACGGCTAGTTTCGGTCAGTTTTGGCAACCGTTGCGGATCGAGGCAGCGATAGCCGAGTTTGAGTTGCAAGTTGGGGATCGCCGAACATAAATTAGCATTGCCGCAGCGTTCCCCGTAGCCGTCGATCGTCCCTTGGACCATCTCCACTCCTTCGAGAACGGCGGCGATCGCGTTGGCGACGGCAGTTTCGGAGTCATTATGGGTGTGGATGCCAAACTTGAGGTCGTCGCGACCGCGATCGCCCAAACGATCCATCACTTCCCGGCAAATCCGGGCAATTTCGTGGGGTAAGGTGCCGCCGTTGGTATCGCAAAACACCAGCCATTCGGCCCCGGCGGCGATCGCCGCCTCTAAAGTCTGCACCGCATAGTCGCGATTGTGGCGATACCCGTCAAACCAATGTTCCGCATCGTAAATCACCCGACGTCCGCAGGATTTCAGATAGGCGATCGTCTCGCGGATCATCGCCAAATTCTCGTCTAAACTCGTCTGCAACCCCTCGGTGACGTGCAGGTCCCAGGATTTCCCGAAAATCGTCACCCAGTCGGTCCCGGCAGATAAAATTTCTTGTAACATCGGATCGTCGGCAGCTTTTTTCCCCGGACGCCGGGTGGAGCAGAAGGCCACCACTTGCGCCTGTTGCAAGGGTTCGTCTTTCAGCCGCCAGAAAAATTGAACGTCTTTCGGATTGGCCCCGGGCCAACCCCCTTCAATAAACGGGATGCCCAATTCGTCCAAGCGGCGGGCAATCCGCAAT from Oxynema aestuarii AP17 harbors:
- the cimA gene encoding citramalate synthase, whose amino-acid sequence is MSGQSSKRIWIYDTTLRDGSQAEGISLSIEDKLRIARRLDELGIPFIEGGWPGANPKDVQFFWRLKDEPLQQAQVVAFCSTRRPGKKAADDPMLQEILSAGTDWVTIFGKSWDLHVTEGLQTSLDENLAMIRETIAYLKSCGRRVIYDAEHWFDGYRHNRDYAVQTLEAAIAAGAEWLVFCDTNGGTLPHEIARICREVMDRLGDRGRDDLKFGIHTHNDSETAVANAIAAVLEGVEMVQGTIDGYGERCGNANLCSAIPNLQLKLGYRCLDPQRLPKLTETSRFVSEIANLAPDSRAPFVGLSAFAHKGGIHVSAVQRNPLTYEHISPEAVGNHRRIVISEQAGMSNVLAKARNFGIDLHKDDPTCRQLLQKLKEMENEGYQFEAAEASFELLMREVMGDRPELFELQGFKVHCDRGPGMTHAWATVKVTVEGQNILEAAEGNGPVSALDAALRKALVTFYPRVSDFHLTDYKVRIIDGSSGTSAKTRVLVESSNGVDRWSTVGVSTNIIDASYQAIVEGLEYGLLLQRPSEKVAVRV
- a CDS encoding response regulator produces the protein MTSRLPTPPARSKILVVDDLPDNLRLLSELLVNRGYEVRMAPEGEIALANVIRFVPDLILLDIKMPGLSGYEVCARLKKNPKTRDIPIIFLSALNEVEDKVKAFKVGGEDYITKPFQAEEVIARIEHQLEIRSLQQQIVAQQKELETHNHRLLGEIEERKKAEEKAKSALQAKSLFLANMSHELRTPLNAILGFSKLLDRACTLGSEQKEYTQIVIQNGEYLLSLINEILDLSKIEAGRATLNLSDFDLYCFLSDLKNLLSIQASRKGLPLVFDCGFDLPQYVKTDKVKLRQILINLLGNGIKFTKTGRVILRVRSVSSPDRATCDRDRCFLHFEIEDTGPGIAKEELEKLFQIFEQTASGRQAQEGTGLGLAISRSFVELMGGEIDVSSVVGQGSIFRFQIPVTPSIAPTRKLDGAARSPASEEAAIVGLADGEPLYRILIVDDTRVNRLLALKLLGELGFEVREADNGSSAIAAWSRWHPHLILMDMRMPQMDGYQASREIRERERTLEGGDRTKIIALSASVLEDRRADILACGCDDFVHKPFEERELLLKIAEHLGLRYAYADDLPSHSDSDKSVFPELKTSDFDAMPLPWLRELHQAALALDDTRVKELFDALPGDRPDLAASLNHLVDNFRLDRIAELARSCMKQKI
- a CDS encoding PAS domain S-box protein is translated as MNLSSWLFQPLVSSPALAPVPPLVAPDAAIAEVLKRVSQAGASCAFVADENQFLGLLTERDLVRLSVGDRPLGSTSIAEVMSPKGVTLSLADNPQLFETVALMRSRRVRHLPILDPSGRAIGIVTPRSLGQAMRPNELFKLKSVGEVMARNVATASPKTNLLAIARLTIDRDCTCAIAIDRRDRQTVPVGILTERDLLQFKRLNLNFETTIARDVMSAPLQAIDPHASLWQAHERMQTHRIRRLVVVEDGQLVGAIKQTHILDALDPLELTVSLERLQHQVNQRTLQFKAVNERLALEMHDRRSAEEALKRELQRAHWLRAIADEIRSQLDPAALFETAVTQIGQAFGVTRVLIHTYLETPTPQLPIVAEYLAADSHRSMRGCSIPVVGNDHFAQVTREDRALATIDVRADPLFDNVRDLCDRFAIVSMLAVRTSYKNRINGAISLQQCGSPRILGDRSPRVKRRWTAEETVFLEAIATQLGVAIAQVQLLDRQKQHNAHLHAEIERRQQIEAEITHTRNLFQTVFNESTDAIFLVDLDDRILDCNQPAIAMFRVASKSDLLHHSIAQLFENNSPRARWTAIAPQLPRDRVWSRELECTHPNGDRFWVNLAGKTIEFASETFQLIRISNISDRRQVEFELRKRERYSNVLVEVHRELLSRPDAQQDYSSILKLLGEAARACRVYLFANHRDPDGDLRMSQIAEWCGPGIQPEIDNPTLQNLSYQDFFPRWADRLSRGQPINGIVRDFPESERVILEPQKIEAILILPLQVNGQFWGFIGFDNCEIARPWDSLEIKLLETTAGAIAIREERRQADSTARYLATIVQSSTDAIIGIDLNGTIVNWNRGAQLLYGYRPEEIVGQKFNVLWDDLEGSSCPLVFDSNCPEHGDRETRHRRKDGTEVDVWLNLSLVSGSNQEILGLSAIARNITERKQTERQLARQAAAIAAASEGIAIVDAEQKYLYLNEAHVKMFGYDSAAELLGKSWHLFYDPSEIERFAVEFIPLFERQGAARVEAIARSRDGRLVPHELSVTQLDNGERLCVVRDITERKQAQAALERSQRFAEQIAETSPHLIYIYDIVEERNVYCNREMAAMLGYTPDRLQEMGSAPIPPIVHPEDVERIGSPLERLKQARDGEIFDFEYRVADARGQWRSLLARETIFQRGNDGEIVQIIGTAIDIGDLKQVEATLRKYERIFAATNDAIALVVREATPTADRHYTYELVNPAFESLHDKSNQEIVGSRVVDLVGEETFEAIVRDKLERCLSGETIYYQTWFEFAHDGRQFMSVTYSPYVDNKGEIVGAVASIRNVTALKQAKEALELSERRYELATRAAKVGIWEWNLETGEFFIDPNVKAILGYEDAEIANDRQVWLSHVHPDDLDGAIAASQAHRNGETPELIHERRMRHKDGSTRWILVRGTSIRDRHGKPIRTIGTETEITERKEAEIALARAKEVAEAANHAKSLFLANMSHELRTPLNAILGFTRLLERSGRALSPEQQEYLAIVSRNGEHLLALIDDILDFSKIEAGHISYHESDFDLYQLLDELERTFELKAAQKGLRLSFELAPDLPPFVRSDRVKLRQVALNLLGNAVKFTRAGEIVLRARLVPFPETAADECANGDRRLLEFEIADTGVGIAPEELDLLFKPFVQTQSGLKSGEGTGLGLTISYKYVQLLGGTLSVQSERDRGTTFTFTIAATPGEGTTDTSEVRTRRIVSLAPNQPPYRILVVDDRSSNRLALADCLSLVGFEVAQATDGLEAIARWEALRPQAIFMDLRMPHLDGYEATRAIRQRATASDPRGDRPPFPKIIALTAHAFDEEKQRAIAAGCDACLSKPFQEEQIFNTLSEHLGVRYLYQDKPVEISGDRSAPNTLSVELLQQLSSGDRLALHEAILTLDLDAISKVMTQVETQHPDLARLLRTYIDQFEYRTILNCLDGLIF